Proteins found in one Acidobacteriota bacterium genomic segment:
- the pcnB gene encoding polynucleotide adenylyltransferase PcnB, with product MESTAESIPRVVPRAEHVISRKDLSPNALVVLRELNRRGYKAYLVGGAIRDLLVGRRPKDMDVATDASPNQVKRLFHSCRLIGRRFRLAHVHFRDDIVEVATFRRSEADPHPAPAEAPAEAAPRTEPVPPRSTRHEGLVKAEDGRILRDNIFGTPEQDARRRDFTVNALFYNIADFSIIDYVGGLEDIRNRVIRTIGDPVSRLVEDPVRMVRAVRFAAILGFDLDPALRQAIGELRDHLTTASSSRMYEEVLKLFALGKAETTLALLRDVGLFPVLFPHLADLGAEGRERVDTRLLQAVRWLDARSARGEDLDPSLVYLFLTFPALEPALERLRSEGTWSMAAVGEAVHEVTARFSLRAQIPGKVRQDIRSALWNQGRFRKTRGKYPRNFAASPEFPISLEFLRFNVSTGVSDAALLTWWDAYVNLTPGNSAPPLEEGAPAGSPRAGRRRRRGRRRRGPRDGGDKAGQERSA from the coding sequence ATGGAGAGCACAGCAGAATCGATCCCCCGGGTCGTGCCCCGCGCGGAGCACGTCATCTCCCGAAAGGACCTGAGCCCCAACGCCCTCGTGGTGCTGCGAGAGCTGAATCGCCGCGGTTACAAGGCCTACCTCGTGGGAGGGGCCATCCGTGACCTCCTGGTGGGGCGCAGGCCCAAGGACATGGACGTGGCCACCGACGCCTCCCCCAACCAGGTGAAGCGGCTTTTTCACAGCTGCCGCCTGATCGGGCGGCGCTTCCGGCTCGCGCACGTTCACTTCCGAGACGACATCGTGGAAGTGGCCACTTTCCGGCGCTCCGAGGCCGACCCGCACCCGGCGCCCGCGGAGGCGCCCGCCGAGGCGGCGCCCCGGACGGAGCCCGTTCCGCCCCGGAGCACCCGGCACGAGGGCCTCGTCAAGGCCGAGGACGGGCGGATCCTCCGCGACAACATCTTCGGGACCCCCGAGCAGGACGCGCGCCGTCGCGACTTCACCGTGAACGCCCTCTTCTACAACATCGCGGACTTCTCCATCATCGACTACGTGGGGGGGCTCGAAGACATCCGGAACCGGGTCATCCGGACCATCGGCGACCCGGTGTCCCGCCTGGTGGAGGACCCGGTGCGCATGGTTCGCGCGGTCCGCTTCGCCGCGATCCTCGGGTTTGACCTGGACCCGGCGCTGCGACAGGCCATCGGCGAGCTTCGGGACCACCTGACCACCGCGTCGTCCAGCCGGATGTACGAGGAGGTCCTGAAACTCTTCGCGCTCGGGAAGGCGGAGACGACGCTGGCGCTGCTGCGGGACGTCGGGCTCTTCCCCGTCCTGTTCCCGCACCTGGCGGACCTCGGTGCGGAGGGCCGGGAGCGCGTGGACACCCGGCTGCTGCAAGCCGTGCGGTGGCTCGACGCGAGGTCGGCCCGGGGCGAGGACCTCGACCCGTCCCTGGTCTACCTCTTCCTGACGTTCCCCGCCCTGGAGCCGGCCCTCGAGCGCCTGCGCTCGGAAGGGACCTGGTCCATGGCCGCGGTGGGGGAGGCGGTCCACGAGGTCACCGCCCGGTTCTCACTCCGGGCCCAGATTCCCGGCAAGGTCAGGCAGGACATCCGGAGCGCCCTCTGGAACCAGGGACGTTTCCGGAAAACCCGCGGGAAGTACCCCCGGAATTTCGCCGCGTCGCCGGAGTTCCCGATTTCCCTCGAGTTCCTGCGCTTCAACGTCTCGACCGGCGTGTCGGACGCCGCCCTGCTGACCTGGTGGGACGCTTACGTGAACCTGACTCCCGGGAACAGCGCCCCGCCCCTCGAGGAGGGTGCCCCGGCCGGGTCGCCCCGCGCCGGCCGCCGCCGCCGCCGGGGGCGCCGTC